The genomic interval tctttcccagcatccctgATCAAACCTTGTCCCTCTGCCTCACCTTGAAGAGGGAGGAGGCAAGATGCCCTGCAGGTCTAGCACGCAGGGGAAAGACAACGGGCTCCTGAAATCTGTTGTTTCCTTCAGCAAATGCTGAGTGCCTGCTGTATGCTAGACTCTTAGAACACAGCCGTGAAGACAATGACACAAGCTATCAAGCACGTTTGTGTCTGTGAACCAAGTGGCAAATCGATGAGATGTTCTGATCTGGCTGGACGAGAGCAGGCTTTCCTTGCTATCTGAGGGCCCAGGAGCCTTTCAGAGGCTAGGCAAGAGAGGCAAGCTTTAGGCAGAGACCTATATGGGGCCAAACAAGGCCCCAGATCCCTCATCAGGAAGAGCACAGGGGATAAATGTGCCTGGCTGTGGCTTGCTGTGAGGCAGTCTGGGCCCTGGCTTGCATCCCTAAGAAGAAGGCAGGGCGCTGTCATGTTCACCTTCCCTCCCAGTGGGCCAAAAGTAGAAGCTCATCCGTCAAAATGGCGGGAGAGCATTCTCGGGAGACCTGAGCTCTAGCCAGGCTTGCAGGTGGCCTCCGGGAGGTGAGGTTCATGCTGCTTGCTTCTGAGCTTCCTCAGGCTGCATGAGAGGAGGGGCTGGTCTCTGGCTGGCTCTCACCCTTATCATACCCCATATCCCTGGCCACGTGGCACCTCTGAACCCCGTGCCTGAGGGAAGAAGATTCCTGACCTTAGGACTTGGGGAACTAGAGTGGGTGGGACCCGGGGTACCGCCTGGACTGGGTTCTGTGGCGTAGCCACACCCCACAGTCCCAGGGCCGCAGGGAGGGGGAGCTGTCTCTTTAAGAGCCTCCAGGCTGCTAGGAGCAGATGGCCAGACCGGCCGGGGCCCCTTGTCCTTTGTGTGCCTTCTCACAAAAGAGGGGGCCAGCTGGGGAGGGGGCGGCTGCAGCAGGTGGGAGGGGTGGGACCTTGCCTCTCTCCTGCACCCTTGCAGCTTGAGGATGAAATACATCACTTGAAACCAGCCACTTCTCTGCATCCTGTGGCCCCCACAGTTGTCCCTAAACTCTGATGCCCCTCCTGTGTTATGTCTCACCTCCTCGGCAGGAAGGCTCACTATATCAGGGCTTTCAGACAGCCCTCTTACCtcaaaactaaataataaaacctccctgccctgcccccaccctagAGTAGGATCTTCCtttggtgtgggtgggtgggggtaggggctgGCTCCTGGGATAAGTATTGGGTCCCAGTGTGTGGGAGACGTGTCTGTGAGACCCAAGGGAAGCCCGTGGCTTGGGATTCTCGCTAGGCCTTGTGCTAGGGCACCTGGGGTAGCCCTGGATGAAGGAAACCAGAACTAAGCTTGATGCTTGAGGCCTGGGGTGGATAGAGTCTTAGCCCAGAATCCTAGGTGTATGGAAGGAAGCAAGTGGAGGATGGGGGGACCCAATGGAAGCCTAGACTAATGGGTACCAGAAGCAAGAAAGACGCCATCATAGAAGAGTGTGGTGTGCACAATGGTTGCTAGCTAGGCAAAGAGATAGAAATAGGAGCACCTCACTCACTACGCGGTACAGGTGTTGGGGACAGGTCTGGCTCCCTGCCACTCATTTCTAGGGGCTACTGGAAGTCGCTTTGCCTCTTGGAACAGACCCCTTCAGCTCAGATTGCCTCtggttcatttcttctttctttgtcccAGATCTCCCCACCCTGGGGCTTGGTGCCCAGCTCATGTtttaagaggaggaaaaaggcccCATAACCCTGGCCCAAGGTGCGGCGGGCGGGCAACGTGGCCGCTGACTGGGTGGCCCTATGTGGCCGGACAGTGCTGAAGTCGGGCGGGGTCGTGTCTGACTCTGCCGGCCGCAAGCAAGGAGCCCCCAGGAACAGGATGCCCCAGCCAGGTCGTGGCCTGACCACAGGACCCGGGCCGGTCGGCCACAGCcagtgggtgggggcagggatcCCCGGTTGGGGCCAGGGCTGCTTCTAAATTTAGGAATCTGATTACAGAGTGgccaaggaagggaagggagaggagggtgcGAGTGCAGGCTCGGCTCGATCTGGGCATAGCGGGTGTGCCCGAGTAGAGGCGTGTCCAGGAGTCCGGGCTCCCCGTGGGAGGGACGGCGGGCGGGGGCTTCGGCCTGTGTGAGCTGCAGCACGTGCCCCAGGCGGCGGGGACGGGCACAGGCGCAGCTCACAGGCTTCGAGCTGCTGCCGGTGAGTGCGCTGGCTCTTTGTGTGCCTGGCAGGGTGGCTGGGTCTGGCTTTGAAAGTCTctgcccaccccctcccccaactccgtCTGTGCCTCCCAACCCGCTTCCCTGTCTGTCACTCTGCCTGTGcctgtggggggggagggggatgctgCTTCCAGCTGGGGTGACAGTGAACCCAGTGGGGAACTCGCCCCTTTCAACCCAGAACTTGCCCTATACCTTTCATGCCCATTCTTCAGTCTTTGATACTACTGTTTTGGGGTGCAGACTGCAGCAGTTGAAAGACACTAGGGTGACCCCTGGGGACCCACAGACCCAGCAGAAGTCAGATTCTAGCCCAGTAGCTCTTGGAGAAATTCATCTTGTGCCTGTCCGGCCTCCCATCCGCTTTGGCCCCCAAGGGCGCATGAAGGGGGGGTCCCCCTGCAGAAGGGGGGGCAGGGAGTTTCTTGGCAGGAAGGGAAATGGAAGGAAAAGCTGGGCTCCACCCGGGCGGTAGGACAGGCGGCCTCTGGGCCCCCGGGGCAAGCCACAGTAACCAGAGCCCACTAGTGTGTGGAACCGGTGTGCTTGTGGGTGGGGCTGACCCCGGGCTTCTCCTGGGGGGCACTGGGGTCTATCCACGGGGGCCAAGTCTGAGAACTCAGACACCAGGGGTGCTCCCTGGGGGGGGTACGCGCGCCCCATTCCGGTCCTGACCCCACCCCCTGGAGGTCTAGCCCCGGCCCCAGGCCCCGCCCCCCCGggccctccctcccaccccagggCCAGATGTTCAGCTGGCGGAGGCATcggctgggggaggggtgctgaGGCCGCAGCCGGCACTACTTCCCTGCCAGCAGCTTCATTGTGTGCGCGAGGAGCGAGCGGCGGCGGAGAGCGGGCGAGCGAGCGAGCGGCGGTAGCGCGAGCGCGGCGGGGCGAGCGAGCGAGCGCGCCGGGGAGGGTGCGAGGCGGCGCCCGCGGCGGCGCTCCGCCCGCCTCCCGGCAACTCTGCTCCAGCGCCGCACGCCGTGCGCGCCGTCCTGCCGCCGGAGCTCCTGCCGACTGGCGTGGTTGTCGTGGGGTCGGGTCGGGCAGGGTTGCCTCCGTTGGGGACCCCGGCATCCTCAGCACAGCCGAGGGGCGCGGAGTCAGCTGCGGCGGCCACTGCGCGGCATCCCTTGCCGGCCAAACAGCGTGGGCAGGCGCGCGACGCGGCTCCGGGGCTCCCCGAGGGCAGCGCGCCCCGACTCTCCCCGGGGGAGAACCAACCCCGAGGGGCGCACGGAGCGAGCGTGCCCCCGGCCGCGCCGTCCTCCCCGTACCCCCCACTTCTTCACAAACTTTTCTGCCGTCCTCGCCCGTGGGGGTCGCAGTGAGCGTTAGGGCTGCCCTCCGGGGCCCCGACCTCCCGGACCCTAGCCACGCTGACCTCCTGCCTCTCGTAGCCTCAGTGGCGACCCCTCCAGGCCGGGCGGGGCGCAGCACTCGAGGCAAGCGCGGCAAGCTCCTGCGCTCTCCAAAGGATCCCGTGCCCCCCGGGGCAGCCGGGTAGGGTAATGCCCTCTGTAATGGAGAAGCCCAGTCCGGGCTCCGGGATCTTGTCCCGAAGTCGGGCCAAGACGGCACCCAACGGCGGACAGCCGCACTCGGAGGATGACAGCAGCGAGGAGGAACACTCTCATGGTGAGCCCGGTGGCCTAGGGTTAAAGGCGCGCTGGTCTGGGGAGGGGACTcggaaggtggggagggggagagttgCGAACCACAGATGGTTTCTGCCGCTCCTGGATTGCAGCCTCAGCCTTCTCGTGCCTAGTGTTGCCAGCACGGGAAATCTACAGGCTGGGCCCTTGACCACCCACCTCCCCTCTGCCCTCAGTCACTGAGGGAGCTTAGAATGCCTCACTTGGGTGGATTGGGTCATCATACCTTGCAACCTTGCAGGGGACTGAGGTCTGATTGGACCAGGGGCTGGAAAGACACCTCCATGCGGAGCTGTGGAGCTCATGTGGTGGGGAGGAGCCCCGAGCTCCCTGCAAGGCTGTGGTCCAGATCTAGGGGCAGCCCTCCAAGCTCCTACCCCCAGCCAGAACAAAGCACTTTGCTCTGGCCTGGGCTTTAAAAGTGTCCTCTTAACCTCCCCTGCCCCCTATGGCCATGACTAGGCAGGGTCTGTCTCTCCTAGTCCCCTCTGTCTCGGAGGGTAGCTGGGGGGACTATCAAGGAAAAGTGAGTCTCCTGGATGGTAGGGTCCCTGAGTGGTCAGGAAGGAGAACTCCAGATCAGCTACCTCCCTACCTCACTATATCCTCCCCCCACTTCCCTGGAGTCTTGACTGCCTCCCCTGGCTCCACAGACAGCATGATCCGAGTTGGAACCAATTACCAAGCAGTAATTCCGGAGTGCAAGCCTGGTGAGTGGCAGGACagacatggagggagggagggagggagggaggggtggaggcTGATGGCTTGGCCTGCAGCCCCACCTGGGAACTCTTGGCTGGCTCTTGCTTGAGGGACAGGCGGTGGGCGGGGTGGGTGGCCCCGTGGCACTGTTACTTTTCctgctctgccttcctgtctgggtctcagctcctccttcccttctgggCCTCACCTCCCAGCTTGACTGTGTTGCTCAGTGGTCTCCTGTTTCTGTAAGTGCCACCAGGCTAATTCTGCCCTTCCTTTCAGAGAGCCCTGCGCGCTATAGCaacaaggagctgaaggggatgctGGTGTGGTCACCCAACCACTGTGTATCAGATGCCAAACGTGAGTGGCGTGGCCTCAGGTCAGGGTCAGGCTCAGTCTTGGGAACAGGGTTTTAGCTCCTGTCCTCCTAAGGCCAACTCTTCCTTGGAAGTGTGCTGTTAGTCCCACTTACATGGAAGTCTGGTTCCATTGCCATAGCCTAGGAGCTAGAGACCAACCTGGGCAGTACAAAGCAGGCTGTAGGCTGACGAGTGGTCTTTACTGTGGGGCTTCCCTGtgaccctcctcttcccccccgcAGTTGACAAGTACATTGCAATGGCCAAGGAGAAGCATGGCTACAACATCGAGCAGGTGGGCTGGGGTGCCGAGGGATGGGAGCGGGACCCACCCAACGGGCGGTGCGGTGCTGCTGTGGCAGAACCCGAGCTGCGACTGTCCTCCGTCAGGCACTTGGCATGCTTCTGTGGCATAAACATGACGTGGAGAAATCCCTGGCTGATCTAGCCAACTTCACTCCCTTCCCTGATGAGTGGACGGTCGAGGACAAGGTGCTGTTTGAACAGGCCTTTGGATTCCATGGCAAGTGCTTCCAGCGGATCCAGCAGATGGTAAGCCTGTGCTGGTGACCCTTTGAGTACTCCTCAACCCTTGAGTCGCAAGCAGCTTCCCTGGGGCCAGAGTCTCAGGTGGACTCCTGTTTCTGGCCTTGCCTCCCCAGCTACCTGACAAGCTGATTCCCAGCCTGGTGAAGTATTACTACTCTTGGAAGAAGACCCGAAGTCGAACTAGTGTGATGGACAGGCAGGCCAGGCGGCTGGGTGGCCGCAAGGACAAAGAagacaggtgggggtgggggttgctgGTAGGGGGCAGGGGCCTGACAGTGTCCTGGGTTGGGCCTTCCCTCATTTTCTGCTTGGCTCTGTGTCGGCAGTGATGAGCTAGAAGAGGGCCGAGGAGCTGTGAGTGAGGGAGAACCAGACCCTGGAGACCCCAAGCGAGAGGTGAGGTCCCCGGCTGCTCTGCCCTGCCCATCCTTGGCTTGTCCTTGGACTCCACACGATATTATTTCCCTTCAGCCTCTGCCATCCAGACCTCTGAATGCGCGGCCTGGTCCTGGGAAGAAGGAGGTCCAGGTATCTCAGTACCGCCACCACCCACTTCGAACTCGGAGACGTCCGCCCAAGGGCATGTACCTGAGTCCTGAAGGCCTCACTGCAGTATCAGGAAGCCCAGACCTTGCTAACCTCACACTCCGAGGTCTCGACTCACAGCTCATCTCTCTTAAGCGCCAGGTGGGGCCCCAAAGAAAGGGAGCCATGTAGAGGGGTCACTGGTTCCTTTGCTGGGGCAGCTTGTGGATAGGGGAAAGGTGCAGAGCCAAGCCTGGCTCTGTCCACTGTCAGGGACTTAGGATAATGTGACATTCTTTTCTGCTTTGTGTGTGGGTGGGGCGTGGGGGGCACATGTGCCACAGAGCTCACTCATGTGGTTCTCTCTCTACCTTTacgtgagttctggggattaaatGAAAATCTTCAGGTTTTttggcaagcacttttatctgCCTGTCTGGCCAGCTCCCTGAGCTTTTCTTGGAGTGAGAACAGGGAttcatatatcccaggctagaCTCAGATTTGTGCTGTAATAGAAGATAACCTTGAGTTCCTGACTTTTACTTCTACCCTCCAAGTGCTGGTATTCTGGGGATCGTGTATACTGCCAGTGACTCTTTGGCGGCATTAAACATAgaaggctatccttggctacatagtgaactgTCCCCATCCCCcgccccagacagggtttctctgtgtagccctggctgtcctggaactcactctgtagaccaggctggccttgaactcagaattccgcctgcctctgcctcccaagtgctgggactaaaggcgtgcgccaccactgcctggtttccATAGTGAACTTGAGGCTGTCTGTGGATACAGTGCTATCTGGGAATACATTTCCTCATTTTATAATTACATGCCATGGTGTGGAGGTCAGGTGATTTGTGGGAGttggctttctctttctactAGGTAGGTactgggcatcaaactcagatcagAATTAGTAGCAAGAAAGGGTGTGCCAGAtgtatgcacgcacgcacgcacatatgATACGTGTACAGCACGCACGCATATATGATACGTGTACAGCACGCACGCATATATGATACGTGTACAGCACGCACGCATATATGATACGTGTACAGCACGCACGCATATATGATACGTGTACAGCACGCACGCATATATGATA from Arvicanthis niloticus isolate mArvNil1 chromosome 1, mArvNil1.pat.X, whole genome shotgun sequence carries:
- the Rcor2 gene encoding REST corepressor 2 isoform X1; this encodes MPSVMEKPSPGSGILSRSRAKTAPNGGQPHSEDDSSEEEHSHVLTASPGSTDSMIRVGTNYQAVIPECKPESPARYSNKELKGMLVWSPNHCVSDAKLDKYIAMAKEKHGYNIEQALGMLLWHKHDVEKSLADLANFTPFPDEWTVEDKVLFEQAFGFHGKCFQRIQQMLPDKLIPSLVKYYYSWKKTRSRTSVMDRQARRLGGRKDKEDSDELEEGRGAVSEGEPDPGDPKREPLPSRPLNARPGPGKKEVQVSQYRHHPLRTRRRPPKGMYLSPEGLTAVSGSPDLANLTLRGLDSQLISLKRQVQSMKQTNSSLRQALEGGIDPLRPPEANTKFNSRWTTDEQLLAVQAIRRYGKDFGAIAEVIGNKTLTQVKTFFVSYRRRFNLEEVLQEWEAEQDGAPAAPVPMEEARRGAPVPATALEEDDEVRGRGLVSREERRVSKDVECVQEQSPHPFLSPQVQITSVSTSVPRSVPPAPPPPPPPTSLSQPPPLLRPPLPTAPTLLRQPPPLQQGRFLQPRLAPNQPPPPLIRPALAASRHSARPGPQPPPTLVGAPLEPPAPSL
- the Rcor2 gene encoding REST corepressor 2 isoform X2 gives rise to the protein MPSVMEKPSPGSGILSRSRAKTAPNGGQPHSEDDSSEEEHSHDSMIRVGTNYQAVIPECKPESPARYSNKELKGMLVWSPNHCVSDAKLDKYIAMAKEKHGYNIEQALGMLLWHKHDVEKSLADLANFTPFPDEWTVEDKVLFEQAFGFHGKCFQRIQQMLPDKLIPSLVKYYYSWKKTRSRTSVMDRQARRLGGRKDKEDSDELEEGRGAVSEGEPDPGDPKREPLPSRPLNARPGPGKKEVQVSQYRHHPLRTRRRPPKGMYLSPEGLTAVSGSPDLANLTLRGLDSQLISLKRQVQSMKQTNSSLRQALEGGIDPLRPPEANTKFNSRWTTDEQLLAVQAIRRYGKDFGAIAEVIGNKTLTQVKTFFVSYRRRFNLEEVLQEWEAEQDGAPAAPVPMEEARRGAPVPATALEEDDEVRGRGLVSREERRVSKDVECVQEQSPHPFLSPQVQITSVSTSVPRSVPPAPPPPPPPTSLSQPPPLLRPPLPTAPTLLRQPPPLQQGRFLQPRLAPNQPPPPLIRPALAASRHSARPGPQPPPTLVGAPLEPPAPSL
- the Rcor2 gene encoding REST corepressor 2 isoform X3 translates to MPSVMEKPSPGSGILSRSRAKTAPNGGQPHSEDDSSEEEHSHVLTASPGSTDSMIRVGTNYQAVIPECKPESPARYSNKELKGMLVWSPNHCVSDAKLDKYIAMAKEKHGYNIEQALGMLLWHKHDVEKSLADLANFTPFPDEWTVEDKVLFEQAFGFHGKCFQRIQQMLPDKLIPSLVKYYYSWKKTRSRTSVMDRQARRLGGRKDKEDSDELEEGRGAVSEGEPDPGDPKREPLPSRPLNARPGPGKKEVQVSQYRHHPLRTRRRPPKGMYLSPEGLTAVSGSPDLANLTLRGLDSQLISLKRQVQSMKQTNSSLRQALEGGIDPLRPPEANTKFNSRWTTDEQLLAVQAIRRYGKDFGAIAEVIGNKTLTQVKTFFVSYRRRFNLEEVLQEWEAEQDGAPAAPVPMEEARRGAPVPATALEEDDEVQITSVSTSVPRSVPPAPPPPPPPTSLSQPPPLLRPPLPTAPTLLRQPPPLQQGRFLQPRLAPNQPPPPLIRPALAASRHSARPGPQPPPTLVGAPLEPPAPSL
- the Rcor2 gene encoding REST corepressor 2 isoform X4; translation: MPSVMEKPSPGSGILSRSRAKTAPNGGQPHSEDDSSEEEHSHDSMIRVGTNYQAVIPECKPESPARYSNKELKGMLVWSPNHCVSDAKLDKYIAMAKEKHGYNIEQALGMLLWHKHDVEKSLADLANFTPFPDEWTVEDKVLFEQAFGFHGKCFQRIQQMLPDKLIPSLVKYYYSWKKTRSRTSVMDRQARRLGGRKDKEDSDELEEGRGAVSEGEPDPGDPKREPLPSRPLNARPGPGKKEVQVSQYRHHPLRTRRRPPKGMYLSPEGLTAVSGSPDLANLTLRGLDSQLISLKRQVQSMKQTNSSLRQALEGGIDPLRPPEANTKFNSRWTTDEQLLAVQAIRRYGKDFGAIAEVIGNKTLTQVKTFFVSYRRRFNLEEVLQEWEAEQDGAPAAPVPMEEARRGAPVPATALEEDDEVQITSVSTSVPRSVPPAPPPPPPPTSLSQPPPLLRPPLPTAPTLLRQPPPLQQGRFLQPRLAPNQPPPPLIRPALAASRHSARPGPQPPPTLVGAPLEPPAPSL